From a region of the Salarias fasciatus chromosome 6, fSalaFa1.1, whole genome shotgun sequence genome:
- the LOC115390297 gene encoding U2 small nuclear ribonucleoprotein B''-like: protein MDIRPNHTVYINNINDKVKKEELKRSLYALFSQFGQIVDIVAMKTMKMRGQAFVVFKELTAATNALRQLQGFPFYNKPMRIQYAKTDSEVIAKVKGTYGDKEKKKEKKKKAQELAANVPKKPAAGLAAPMLSPVVQVPDNPPNYILFLSNLPEETNEMMLSMLFNQFPGFKEVRLVPGKHDIAFVEFEGETQAGVAKDALQGFRITATCAMKITYAKK from the exons ATGGACATTCGACCCAACCACACTGTCTATATCAACAACATCAATGACAAAGTCAAGAAGGAAG AGCTGAAGCGCTCGCTCTACGCGCTCTTCTCACAGTTCGGGCAGATTGTCGACATTGTGGCCATGAAGACGATGAAGATGAGGGGGCAGGCCTTCGTCGTCTTCAAGGAGCTCACCGCTGCCACCAACGctctgaggcagctgcaggGTTTCCCCTTCTACAACAAACCCATG aGAATACAGTATGCTAAGACGGACTCTGAGGTCATCGCCAAGGTCAAAGGTACATACGGagacaaggagaagaagaaggagaagaagaagaaagctcaGGAGCTCGCAGCTAACGTCCCGAAGAAGCCCGCAGCG ggCTTAGCTGCTCCGATGCTCTCACCTGTGGTCCAG GTTCCAGATAATCCTCCAAACTACATCCTGTTCCTCAGTAACCTTCCAGAGGAAACCAATGAGATGATGCTGTCCATGCTCTTCAACCA GTTTCCGGGATTCAAAGAGGTGCGTTTGGTTCCGGGTAAGCACGACATCGCCTTTGTGGAGTTTGAGGGCGAGACCCAGGCGGGCGTGGCCAAAGACGCCCTGCAGGGCTTCAGGATCACCGCCACCTGTGCCATGAAGATCACTTACGCTAAGAAGTAA
- the LOC115390353 gene encoding kinesin-like protein KIF16B isoform X1 codes for MASVRVAVRVRPMNRREKDLTAKCIISMEGTKTSITNLKIPDGITGDSVRDRTKTFTYDFSYDSMDCKGSTFVSQEKVFRDLGCDVLKAAFEGYNACVFAYGQTGSGKSFTMMGAPGDAGLIPRICEGLFSRVAEATRWDEASFRTEVSYLEIYNERVRDLLRRKSTQTYNLRVREHPKDGPYVEDLSKHLVQNYADVEELMEAGNINRTTASTDMNDVSSRSHAIFTINFTQAKFDAEMPSETLSKIHLVDLAGSERADATGATGVRLKEGGNINKSLVTLGNVISSLADMAQDSVNTNLKKKSVFVPYRDSVLTWLLKDSLGGNSKTIMIATISPADVNYGETLSTLRYANRAKNIINKPTINEDGNVRLIRELRAEIARLKALLVQGNKIALLDSPTALSMEEKLHQNEARVLELTKEWTNKWNETQNILKEETLALRKEGIGVVLDSELPHLIGIDDDLLSTGIILYHLKEGRTFVGREDSSSEPDIILHGLDLESDHCVFENHNGTVTLVPLGGAQCSVNGVQVAEPTQLNQGAVILLGRTNMFRFNHPKEAARLREKRKSGLLSTFSLSMTDLSKSCENLSTVMLYNPGLLTEKSPIFLRLEFERQQREELEKLEMKRRLIKEMEAKQQSEKAELQRLQQEVETQRKESEEVQQRILRQEESLRRRNQDIESRLRDFLAEKERFEEERRSEIQGAELESRQQRRRQQNAEGEEVQNEERRRQEAAEQTEIYRELERLKREREEQRVRLEVERRRLEEQEREQLNLVGRLEEQLREKHEAATSLLTREEARRLEEERRALADIREMLLRAKEAAERPDVDNSGDEAHAAQTRYVDFKEAQVKELGQQEEVLRQQREQLEKEVVAERNALLLLTHSLRERQQQLKEAQERGAQDASTVGQEEQLLKQAERRLHFKERQLLSLADALLPALAEEKQRAAELLERSAGAANGNPPPGLDNTLYEVEKELEEKEERLSAHWQSAQQLQQLQDTYEFTANVARQEEKVRRKEKEILESKEKQQREAMEQAVARLERRHSALRRSVSLESDAEEHRHHSATCRTPRTEAERDQQRVQREIEQLRRRISEVEDSRIQPTSSEEKTSHSSSPVTQSLNTLLPLSDDRINAYIEEEVQRRLRRINLLNGGGGSSSSSIHLSESYDSLRDDEKQNLNPRRVKYEHHLVSRLPVTTCDGAHDHVKVSIPRYVLRGQGKDEHFEFEVKISVADETWTVFRRYSRFREMHRSLKLKYPELAALEFPPKKLFGNKDERMVAERRTQLEGYLRGLFQVMRTSSSSPLRPSEDGELHLSKRDICDFSPFFKKGVFESSSHGTG; via the exons ATGGCCTCGGTCCGGGTGGCTGTGCGGGTCCGGCCGATGAACAGGAG GGAGAAGGACCTGACCGCAAAATGCATCATCAGCATGGAAGGAACTAAAACCTCCATCACGAACCTGAAG ATTCCCGATGGCATCACTGGAGATTCTGTGAGGGATCGAACCAAAACGTTCACTTATGACTTCTCCTACGACTCCATGGACTGTAAGGGCTCCACTTTTGTCTCTCAGGAAAAG GTTTTCAGAGATCTCGGCTGCGATGTGCTGAAGGCGGCGTTCGAGGGATACAATGCTTGTGTGTTCGCCTATGGTCAGACCGGCTCAGGGAAGTCGTTCACCATGATGGGAGCTCCA ggagatgcaggtttgattcccaggATCTGTGAGGGTTTATTCTCTCGTGTTGCCGAGGCCACGCGATGGGATGAGGCCTCATTTCGGACTGAAGTTAG CTACCTGGAGATCTACAACGAGAGGGTGAGAGATCTACTGAGGAGGAAATCCACACAAACCTACAACCTGAGAGTCCGTGAGCATCCTAAAGACGGACCCTATGTGGAAG ACCTCTCCAAGCACCTGGTGCAAAACtatgcagatgtggaggagctgatggaggccGGGAACATCAACCGCACCACAGCGAGCACAGACATGAACGACGTCAGCAGCCGCTCCCACGCCATCTTCACCATCAACTTCACACAG GCCAAATTTGACGCTGAGATGCCGAGTGAGACTCTCAGTAAGATCCACCTGGTCGACCTCGCCGGCAGCGAGCGTGCCGACGCCACCGGAGCCACCGGCGTGCGCCTGAAGGAGGGCGGCAACATCAACAAGTCCCTGGTCACCCTCGGCAACGTCATCTCCTCTTTAG CCGACATGGCGCAGGACAGCGTGAACaccaacctgaagaagaagtcGGTCTTTGTTCCCTACAGAGACTCGGTGCTAACGTGGCTGCTCAAGGACAGCCTGGGCGGCAACTCCAAGACCATCATGATCGCCA CGATTTCCCCGGCAGACGTCAACTACGGCGAGACGCTCAGCACCCTGCGCTACGCCAACCGAGCCAAGAACATCATCAACAAGCCCACCATCAATGAGGATGGCAACGTCAGGCTGATCCGGGAGCTGCGAGCTGAGATTGCCCGGCTGAAGGCGCTGCTGGTTCAGGGTAACAAG ATtgctctgctggactctccCACCGCTCTCAGCATGGAGGAGAAACTTCACCAGAACGAAGCCCGA GTGCTGGAGTTGACCAAAGAGTGGACCAACAAATGGAACGAGACTCAGAACATCCTGAAG GAGGAGACTCTGGCTCTGAGGAAGGAGGGGATCGGTGTGGTTCTGGACTCTGAGCTCCCTCACCTCATCGGCATCGACGACGACCTGCTCAGCACCGGCATCATCCTCTACCActtgaag gagggTCGGACCTTCGTGGGTCGGGAGGATTCGTCCTCAGAGCCGGACATCA tcctGCACGGTCTGGACCTGGAGAGCGATCACTGCGTGTTTGAGAACCACAACGGGACGGTGACTCTGGTGCCGCTGGGTGgagctcagtgttcagtgaacGGCGTTCAGGTGGCCGAGCCGACGCAGCTCAACCAGG GTGCAGTGATCCTGCTTGGAAGGACCAACATGTTTCGCTTCAACCATCCGAAAGAAGCAGCCCGGCTGAGAGAGAAACGTAAG aGCGGTTTGCTGTCGACGTTCAGCTTGTCCATGACCGATCTGTCCAAGTCCTGTGAGAACCTTTCTACTGTGATGCTGTACAACCCCGG TCTCCTCACTGAGAAGAGCCCCATCTTCCTCAG gcTGGAGTTCGAGCGACAGCAGCGTGAGGAGTTGGAGAAACTGGAGATGAAACG gagGCTGATCAAGGAGATGGAGGCAAAGCAGCAGAGCGAGAaggcggagctgcagcgcctccagcaggaggtggagactCAGCGGAAGGAGTCGGAAGAGGTGCAGCAGCGAATTCTCCGTCAGGAGGAGAGCCTTCGCCGACGCAACCAGGACATCGAGAGCCGCCTGAGAGACTTCCTGGCCGAGAAGGAGCGCTTTGAGGAGGAGCGGCGCTCTGAAATCCAGGGGGCGGAGCTAGAGAGCAGGCAGCAGCGCAGGCGGCAGCAGAACGCTGAAGGGGAGGAGGTGCAGAatgaggagcggcggcggcaggaggcCGCGGAGCAGACGGAGATCTACCGCGAGCTGGAGAGGCTGAAGAGGGAGCGCGAGGAGCAGAGGGTCCGTCTGGaggtggagcggcggcggctggaggagcaggagagggagcagctgaatCTGGTGGGGAGgttggaggagcagctgagggagaAACACGAGGCGGCCACCTCCCTGCTGACCAGGGAGGAAGCCCGccgcctggaggaggagcgccgGGCGCTGGCCGACATCAGAGAGATGCTCCTCCGCGCCAAGGAGGCCGCCGAGCGCCCCGATGTGGACAACTCCGGCGACGAGGCGCACGCCGCCCAGACTCGGTACGTGGACTTCAAGGAGGCTCAGGTGAAGGAGCTgggccagcaggaggaggtgctgcggcaacagagggagcagctggagaaggaggtggTCGCAGAGCGCAAtgcgctgctgctcctcacccACAGCCTGagggagcggcagcagcagctgaaggaggcgcAGGAGAGGGGAGCGCAGGACGCCTCCACAGTGggccaggaggagcagctcctcaaGCAGGCAGAGCGCCGGCTGCACTTCAAGGAGCGGCAGCTGCTCAGCCTGGCCGACGCGCTCCTCCCCGCGCTGGCCGAGGAGAAGCAGCGCGCCGCCGAGCTCCTGGAGCGCAGCGCAGGAGCCGCCAACGGAAACCCCCCGCCGGGGCTGGACAACACGCTGTACgaggtggagaaggagctggaggagaaggaggagcggCTGAGCGCGCACTGGCAGAGtgcgcagcagctccagcagctgcaggacaccTACGAGTTCACCGCCAACGTGGCGCGCCAGGAGGAGAAGGTCCGGCGCAAGGAGAAGGAGATCCTGGAGTccaaggagaagcagcagagggaggccaTGGAGCAGGCAGTGGCCCGGCTGGAGAGGAGGCACTCCGCCCTCAGGCGCAGCGTCTCCCTGGAGTCTGACGCCGAGGAGCACCGAcaccacagcgccacctgcaggacgCCGAGGACAGAAGCTGAACGCgaccagcagag ggttCAGCGTGAGATCGAGCAGCTCCGTCGGAGGATCTCTGAGGTTGAGGACAGCAGGATTCAGCCGACGAGTTCAGAGGAGAAGACAAGTCACAGCAGCTCCCCGGTGACGCAGAGTCTGAACACGCTGCTGCCGCTATCGGACGACAG GATCAACGCCTACATTGAGGAGGAAGTGCAGCGCCGCCTGCGCAGGATCAACCTCCTGAACGGAggtggtggcagcagcagcagcagcatccatctGTCTGAGTCCTACGACTCTCTGAGA GATGATGAAAAGCAGAACCTGAACCCCCGGAGGGTGAAGTACGAG CATCACCTGGTGTCTCGGCTTCCTGTGACGACCTGCGATGGCGCTCATGACCACGTTAAAGTGAGCATCCCTCGCTACGTTCTGCGTGGTCAGGGGAAGGATGAGCACTTTGAGTTTGAGGTGAAG ATCAGCGTGGCGGATGAGACATGGACCGTGTTCAGACGCTACAGCCGCTTCAGAGAAATGCACAGAAGCCTCAAACTGAAAtatccagag TTGGCCGCTCTCGAGTTTCCGCCAAAGAAGCTGTTTGGAAACAAAGACGAGCGAATGGTGGCCGAGCGCCGGACTCAGCTGGAG GGTTACCTGAGGGGTCTGTTCCAGGTGATGAGGACATCTTcgtcctctcctctcagacCATCTGAGGACGGCGAGCTCCATCTGTCCAAGCGAGACATCTGCGACTTCTCGCCGTTCTTCAAGAAGGGCGTGTTTGAGTCCAGCAGCCACGGCACTGGCTGA
- the LOC115390353 gene encoding kinesin-like protein KIF16B isoform X2, protein MASVRVAVRVRPMNRREKDLTAKCIISMEGTKTSITNLKIPDGITGDSVRDRTKTFTYDFSYDSMDCKGSTFVSQEKVFRDLGCDVLKAAFEGYNACVFAYGQTGSGKSFTMMGAPGDAGLIPRICEGLFSRVAEATRWDEASFRTEVSYLEIYNERVRDLLRRKSTQTYNLRVREHPKDGPYVEDLSKHLVQNYADVEELMEAGNINRTTASTDMNDVSSRSHAIFTINFTQAKFDAEMPSETLSKIHLVDLAGSERADATGATGVRLKEGGNINKSLVTLGNVISSLADMAQDSVNTNLKKKSVFVPYRDSVLTWLLKDSLGGNSKTIMIATISPADVNYGETLSTLRYANRAKNIINKPTINEDGNVRLIRELRAEIARLKALLVQGNKIALLDSPTALSMEEKLHQNEARVLELTKEWTNKWNETQNILKEETLALRKEGIGVVLDSELPHLIGIDDDLLSTGIILYHLKEGRTFVGREDSSSEPDIILHGLDLESDHCVFENHNGTVTLVPLGGAQCSVNGVQVAEPTQLNQGAVILLGRTNMFRFNHPKEAARLREKRKSGLLSTFSLSMTDLSKSCENLSTVMLYNPGLEFERQQREELEKLEMKRRLIKEMEAKQQSEKAELQRLQQEVETQRKESEEVQQRILRQEESLRRRNQDIESRLRDFLAEKERFEEERRSEIQGAELESRQQRRRQQNAEGEEVQNEERRRQEAAEQTEIYRELERLKREREEQRVRLEVERRRLEEQEREQLNLVGRLEEQLREKHEAATSLLTREEARRLEEERRALADIREMLLRAKEAAERPDVDNSGDEAHAAQTRYVDFKEAQVKELGQQEEVLRQQREQLEKEVVAERNALLLLTHSLRERQQQLKEAQERGAQDASTVGQEEQLLKQAERRLHFKERQLLSLADALLPALAEEKQRAAELLERSAGAANGNPPPGLDNTLYEVEKELEEKEERLSAHWQSAQQLQQLQDTYEFTANVARQEEKVRRKEKEILESKEKQQREAMEQAVARLERRHSALRRSVSLESDAEEHRHHSATCRTPRTEAERDQQRVQREIEQLRRRISEVEDSRIQPTSSEEKTSHSSSPVTQSLNTLLPLSDDRINAYIEEEVQRRLRRINLLNGGGGSSSSSIHLSESYDSLRDDEKQNLNPRRVKYEHHLVSRLPVTTCDGAHDHVKVSIPRYVLRGQGKDEHFEFEVKISVADETWTVFRRYSRFREMHRSLKLKYPELAALEFPPKKLFGNKDERMVAERRTQLEGYLRGLFQVMRTSSSSPLRPSEDGELHLSKRDICDFSPFFKKGVFESSSHGTG, encoded by the exons ATGGCCTCGGTCCGGGTGGCTGTGCGGGTCCGGCCGATGAACAGGAG GGAGAAGGACCTGACCGCAAAATGCATCATCAGCATGGAAGGAACTAAAACCTCCATCACGAACCTGAAG ATTCCCGATGGCATCACTGGAGATTCTGTGAGGGATCGAACCAAAACGTTCACTTATGACTTCTCCTACGACTCCATGGACTGTAAGGGCTCCACTTTTGTCTCTCAGGAAAAG GTTTTCAGAGATCTCGGCTGCGATGTGCTGAAGGCGGCGTTCGAGGGATACAATGCTTGTGTGTTCGCCTATGGTCAGACCGGCTCAGGGAAGTCGTTCACCATGATGGGAGCTCCA ggagatgcaggtttgattcccaggATCTGTGAGGGTTTATTCTCTCGTGTTGCCGAGGCCACGCGATGGGATGAGGCCTCATTTCGGACTGAAGTTAG CTACCTGGAGATCTACAACGAGAGGGTGAGAGATCTACTGAGGAGGAAATCCACACAAACCTACAACCTGAGAGTCCGTGAGCATCCTAAAGACGGACCCTATGTGGAAG ACCTCTCCAAGCACCTGGTGCAAAACtatgcagatgtggaggagctgatggaggccGGGAACATCAACCGCACCACAGCGAGCACAGACATGAACGACGTCAGCAGCCGCTCCCACGCCATCTTCACCATCAACTTCACACAG GCCAAATTTGACGCTGAGATGCCGAGTGAGACTCTCAGTAAGATCCACCTGGTCGACCTCGCCGGCAGCGAGCGTGCCGACGCCACCGGAGCCACCGGCGTGCGCCTGAAGGAGGGCGGCAACATCAACAAGTCCCTGGTCACCCTCGGCAACGTCATCTCCTCTTTAG CCGACATGGCGCAGGACAGCGTGAACaccaacctgaagaagaagtcGGTCTTTGTTCCCTACAGAGACTCGGTGCTAACGTGGCTGCTCAAGGACAGCCTGGGCGGCAACTCCAAGACCATCATGATCGCCA CGATTTCCCCGGCAGACGTCAACTACGGCGAGACGCTCAGCACCCTGCGCTACGCCAACCGAGCCAAGAACATCATCAACAAGCCCACCATCAATGAGGATGGCAACGTCAGGCTGATCCGGGAGCTGCGAGCTGAGATTGCCCGGCTGAAGGCGCTGCTGGTTCAGGGTAACAAG ATtgctctgctggactctccCACCGCTCTCAGCATGGAGGAGAAACTTCACCAGAACGAAGCCCGA GTGCTGGAGTTGACCAAAGAGTGGACCAACAAATGGAACGAGACTCAGAACATCCTGAAG GAGGAGACTCTGGCTCTGAGGAAGGAGGGGATCGGTGTGGTTCTGGACTCTGAGCTCCCTCACCTCATCGGCATCGACGACGACCTGCTCAGCACCGGCATCATCCTCTACCActtgaag gagggTCGGACCTTCGTGGGTCGGGAGGATTCGTCCTCAGAGCCGGACATCA tcctGCACGGTCTGGACCTGGAGAGCGATCACTGCGTGTTTGAGAACCACAACGGGACGGTGACTCTGGTGCCGCTGGGTGgagctcagtgttcagtgaacGGCGTTCAGGTGGCCGAGCCGACGCAGCTCAACCAGG GTGCAGTGATCCTGCTTGGAAGGACCAACATGTTTCGCTTCAACCATCCGAAAGAAGCAGCCCGGCTGAGAGAGAAACGTAAG aGCGGTTTGCTGTCGACGTTCAGCTTGTCCATGACCGATCTGTCCAAGTCCTGTGAGAACCTTTCTACTGTGATGCTGTACAACCCCGG gcTGGAGTTCGAGCGACAGCAGCGTGAGGAGTTGGAGAAACTGGAGATGAAACG gagGCTGATCAAGGAGATGGAGGCAAAGCAGCAGAGCGAGAaggcggagctgcagcgcctccagcaggaggtggagactCAGCGGAAGGAGTCGGAAGAGGTGCAGCAGCGAATTCTCCGTCAGGAGGAGAGCCTTCGCCGACGCAACCAGGACATCGAGAGCCGCCTGAGAGACTTCCTGGCCGAGAAGGAGCGCTTTGAGGAGGAGCGGCGCTCTGAAATCCAGGGGGCGGAGCTAGAGAGCAGGCAGCAGCGCAGGCGGCAGCAGAACGCTGAAGGGGAGGAGGTGCAGAatgaggagcggcggcggcaggaggcCGCGGAGCAGACGGAGATCTACCGCGAGCTGGAGAGGCTGAAGAGGGAGCGCGAGGAGCAGAGGGTCCGTCTGGaggtggagcggcggcggctggaggagcaggagagggagcagctgaatCTGGTGGGGAGgttggaggagcagctgagggagaAACACGAGGCGGCCACCTCCCTGCTGACCAGGGAGGAAGCCCGccgcctggaggaggagcgccgGGCGCTGGCCGACATCAGAGAGATGCTCCTCCGCGCCAAGGAGGCCGCCGAGCGCCCCGATGTGGACAACTCCGGCGACGAGGCGCACGCCGCCCAGACTCGGTACGTGGACTTCAAGGAGGCTCAGGTGAAGGAGCTgggccagcaggaggaggtgctgcggcaacagagggagcagctggagaaggaggtggTCGCAGAGCGCAAtgcgctgctgctcctcacccACAGCCTGagggagcggcagcagcagctgaaggaggcgcAGGAGAGGGGAGCGCAGGACGCCTCCACAGTGggccaggaggagcagctcctcaaGCAGGCAGAGCGCCGGCTGCACTTCAAGGAGCGGCAGCTGCTCAGCCTGGCCGACGCGCTCCTCCCCGCGCTGGCCGAGGAGAAGCAGCGCGCCGCCGAGCTCCTGGAGCGCAGCGCAGGAGCCGCCAACGGAAACCCCCCGCCGGGGCTGGACAACACGCTGTACgaggtggagaaggagctggaggagaaggaggagcggCTGAGCGCGCACTGGCAGAGtgcgcagcagctccagcagctgcaggacaccTACGAGTTCACCGCCAACGTGGCGCGCCAGGAGGAGAAGGTCCGGCGCAAGGAGAAGGAGATCCTGGAGTccaaggagaagcagcagagggaggccaTGGAGCAGGCAGTGGCCCGGCTGGAGAGGAGGCACTCCGCCCTCAGGCGCAGCGTCTCCCTGGAGTCTGACGCCGAGGAGCACCGAcaccacagcgccacctgcaggacgCCGAGGACAGAAGCTGAACGCgaccagcagag ggttCAGCGTGAGATCGAGCAGCTCCGTCGGAGGATCTCTGAGGTTGAGGACAGCAGGATTCAGCCGACGAGTTCAGAGGAGAAGACAAGTCACAGCAGCTCCCCGGTGACGCAGAGTCTGAACACGCTGCTGCCGCTATCGGACGACAG GATCAACGCCTACATTGAGGAGGAAGTGCAGCGCCGCCTGCGCAGGATCAACCTCCTGAACGGAggtggtggcagcagcagcagcagcatccatctGTCTGAGTCCTACGACTCTCTGAGA GATGATGAAAAGCAGAACCTGAACCCCCGGAGGGTGAAGTACGAG CATCACCTGGTGTCTCGGCTTCCTGTGACGACCTGCGATGGCGCTCATGACCACGTTAAAGTGAGCATCCCTCGCTACGTTCTGCGTGGTCAGGGGAAGGATGAGCACTTTGAGTTTGAGGTGAAG ATCAGCGTGGCGGATGAGACATGGACCGTGTTCAGACGCTACAGCCGCTTCAGAGAAATGCACAGAAGCCTCAAACTGAAAtatccagag TTGGCCGCTCTCGAGTTTCCGCCAAAGAAGCTGTTTGGAAACAAAGACGAGCGAATGGTGGCCGAGCGCCGGACTCAGCTGGAG GGTTACCTGAGGGGTCTGTTCCAGGTGATGAGGACATCTTcgtcctctcctctcagacCATCTGAGGACGGCGAGCTCCATCTGTCCAAGCGAGACATCTGCGACTTCTCGCCGTTCTTCAAGAAGGGCGTGTTTGAGTCCAGCAGCCACGGCACTGGCTGA
- the LOC115390354 gene encoding dynein regulatory complex subunit 4-like has product MAPKQRSRRARPQSSSAVMDGRSTEDLSKEQLEHIVRLREELDREREERRYFQLERDRIQAFWEISKRTAEAVQAELRRRNLEKEEAEERHHVEISVYKQKLKQVLLEQQNNVTGKLNAVNTPSAVQNGHTESSLDLQRDGEAPNGVLREKKFHEMNLKELKLKHQVELMELTNEYERRIRDLEVKHHERIRSLIRTEEKRRRMEMEEVEKQMRSRVVDVKEEQERALRGAEERYSAAQTRLLTEHEQLKKQLQEAQQENKHLTESLRDAQSKLPELQTQLKQYNQNQAAATRCRARLKLVEVELKELKKEHEIMLQAFRKVQQERDELLRSQQSQVFELQQRRSLKELLLQSKLSSLTHTLQRTQQEPSVCASNTPHQPADAQPQEAAETRLDTL; this is encoded by the exons ATG GCTccgaagcagagaagcaggagagccaggCCCCAGTCCTCCTCTGCGGTGATGGACGGACGGTCCACGGAGGACCTGTCCAAGGAGCAG ctggagcACATCGTCCGGCTGAGGGAAGAGCTGGACCGAGAGCGTGAGGAGAGGAGGTACTTCCAGCTGGAGCGGGACAGGATCCAGGCCTTCTGGGAGATCAGCAAGAGGACTGCGGAGGCGGTGCAGGccgagctgaggaggaggaacctggagaAGGAGGAAGCCGAGGAGCGCCACCACGTGGAGATCTCT GTCTAcaagcagaagctgaagcaggtTCTGTTGGAGCAGCAGAACAACGTCACCGGGAAGCTGAACGCTGTGAACACGCCCTCTGCAGTCCAGAACGGACACACCGAGTCCTCGCTGGATCTCCAAAGAGACGGTGAAGCCCCGAATGGAGTGCTCAGGGAGAAGAAGTTCCACGAAATGAATctgaaggagctgaagctg AAACACCAGGTGGAGTTAATGGAGCTGACCAATGAGTACGAGCGCAGAATCCGAG ACTTGGAGGTGAAACATCACGAGAGGATACGCTCTCTGATCCGCACTGAGGAGAAGAGGCGgaggatggagatggaggaggtggagaagcaGATGAGGAGTCGTGTGGTGGACgtgaaagaggagcaggagcgaGCACTGCGGGGAGCGGAGGAGCGTTACTCTGCTGCTCAGACCAGGCTGCTGACAGAGCACGAGCAGCTGAAG aagcagctgcaggaggcgcaGCAGGAGAACAAACATCTGACTGAAAGCCTGAGAGACGCACAGTCTAAACTTCCTGAACTGCAAACACAGCTGAAGCAATacaaccagaaccaggctgCTGCAACT aGATGTCGAGCTCGTCTGAAGTTGGTTGAAGTGGAGCTCAAAGAACTGAAGAAGGAACATGAAATAATGCTGCAGGCCTtcaggaag gtgcagcaggagcGTGACGAGCTGCTCAGGTCTCAGCAGTCTCAggtgtttgagctgcagcagcgtcgcagcctgaaggagctgctgcttcagtccaaactctcctctctcacacacacgctgcagcgGACGCAGCAGgagccgagtgtgtgtgcgagcaaCACACCACACCAACCGGCCGACGCGCAGCCGCAGGAGGCCGCAGAGACGCGGCTGGACACACTCTGA
- the LOC115390780 gene encoding arginine-hydroxylase NDUFAF5, mitochondrial-like — protein MSSRVCWKLLQEAGAPPTALSWICASSCHRVPACLRPEPRRRLSSSSSMNVFNRAMKRRQKDWAASLQERHQYDYLREEVGARVADRVYDIARTFPLALDVGGGKSHIIEHLNADVVQRLVLTDVSRQTLAHRKQTEVSTLSVQADEEFLPFRENSFDLVLSSLTLHWTNDLPGALSQICGVLKPDGVFIGAMVGGETLYELRCSLQLAETEREGGFSPRVSPYTSMSQLGNLLSRAGFSMLTVDVDEVQIHYPGMMELMMDLQGMGESNCAWNRRSMLHRDTMLAAAAVYKEMYGNEDGSVPATFDIIYMIGWKPHESQAKPARRGSATASFGDLWKVDQPGGSQKP, from the exons atgagcagcagagtgtgttggaagctcctgcaggaggcCGGAGCACCTCCAACTGCTCTCAGTTGGATCTGCGCCTCCTCCTGCCACAGAGTCCCGGCCTGCCTCAGACCTGAACCCCGCAGgagactctcctcctcctcctccatgaaTGTGTTCAACAGGGcgatgaagaggaggcagaaggACTGGGCGGCCTCTCTACAGGAGCGGCATCAGTACGACTACCTGAGGGAGGAG GTCGGCGCCCGAGTGGCTGATCGGGTTTACGACATTgcgag gaCCTTCCCACTGGCACTGGACGTGGGCGGAGGAAAAAGTCATATCATAGAGCACCTGAACGCG GATGTGGTGCAGCGTTTGGTTCTGACTGACGTCTCTCGGCAGACTCTG gCTCACAGGAAACAGACTGAAGTCTCCACTCTCAGCGTTCAGGCCGATGAAGAGTTTTTGCCCTTTAGAGAAAACTCCTTCGACCTGGTGCTGAGCAGTCTGAC GCTGCACTGGACCAACGACCTGCCTGGCGCTCTCTCTCAg ATCTGTGGCGTGCTGAAGCCAGACGGTGTGTTCATAGGAGCCATGGTGGGCGGAGAGACGCTGTACGAGCTGCGCTGCTCGCTGCAGCTGGCTGAGACGGAGCGTGAAGGCGGCTTCTCGCCGCGAGTTTCCCCGTACACCAGCATGTCCCAGCTGGGTAACCTGCTGAGCAGAGCCGGCTTCAGCATGCTGACTGTG gatgTCGACGAGGTTCAGATTCACTATCCAGGAATGATGGAGTTGATGATGGATCTACAAG GGATGGGTGAGAGTAACTGTGCATGGAACAGGAGGTCGATGCTGCACAGAGACACCATGttagcagctgctgctgtttacaaag AGATGTACGGGAACGAGGACGGCTCGGTGCCCGCCACCTTCGACATAATCTACATGATTGGCTGGAAGCCCCATGAGTCACAG GCCAAACCGGCACGGCGAGGCTCGGCCACGGCGTCGTTCGGAGACCTGTGGAAGGTGGACCAGCCAGGCGGTAGCCAGAAGCCCTGA